CCCGACGCTGGAGGCGTTCCTGCGCAGCTGGCCCGACGGGGTTCGGCCCAAGATCCATTTCTCCTCGCCGCGTACCGAGCTTCGCGAGGTCAAGCGCAAGGTGAAGGATGCCGAGCGGGCGGCCGCGGCACGCGGCGGAAAGGGCGCGGGTGCCACCAGAGGCGCGGTGAAGGCGACCAGCCGGGTGAAAACCGTGCTGCTGCCGCCGATCTGGACCGGCCATGCCGATTTCACCAATCCATTCGAGTTCGCGACCTTCATGCGCATCGCCGAAGGCCTGGATTTCGACGTCATGATGGAAGGCAAGGCAAAGGACATCAGCCTGCTCAAACTGCGTCCCGATCTCCTGCGCTTCGCGCCCGATGTCGCGGCGCGGTTCGGCATCTTTCCGGCGCAGGCCGATCAGCTCGAGGCCGACGAACGCCGCCTGGACGCGGGCGTTGCCGCCGAGACGGACGCCGACGTCGACGAAGGAGCGCAGGCTGCACCCGCACTCGCCTGAGTTTCAGCCCCGTTCGATGATCGCCGCGACGGCGGCGATCCGCTCGACCTCGGCATAAGGCGGCTCGTCCAGCTCCTCCCCGAAGATGTCCGGATCGATCTCGCTGTAGCGCAGGGTGCAGCCGTGCTCAGGCAGCGCCCTGCGCAGGGCAGCCTCGAAAGCGTCTTCGCCATCGACGATCGCAACGCCCGTGTAGAGCAGCATCTTGCCACCGGGGCGCAACCGCTCCGCGGCCGACAGCGCCCATTCGAGCGACAATGCGGCGCCGTGCATGTCGCCGCCGTCGCGATAGGCGCGTTCGGCCGTGTCCATGACATAAGGTGGGTTGGCGAGAACGAGGTCGATCGGCCCATCGACGCCCTCCAGACCCGGCGCCTCGATCTGGTCGACCGCGATGCCGAGATGGGCCGCGTTGACCCGCGCCAGCCGCAGCGCCTCGGGATTGATGTCGGTCATGATCAGCCGCGCTGCGGGAAGGACATGGCGCGCGATCAGCCCACCGGCGCCGGAGCCGGCACCGATGTCGACGATGTCGGCATAAAGAGGGCCGCCGCGCAGCTCCTGTTCGATCAGGCGGGCGAACCGGTAGGTGTCGGGGCCGAAGAAGACGGAATCGGCAGCCTCGGTCGGAAAGGCGGAATGAAGGAACAGGGAGTCGCCGATCGCGGCGACTCTGAGCTTGCTCTTCAAGCGTCCGTCGCGCGAGTCGACCGCCCCGGCCCGACGAAGCGGATCGAGGATGTCGCTCGGCAGCAGCGCGGGATCGAACCAGCGGTTCCAGCCGAAGACGTCGCGGAGCGTGCGCGCCGGGTGATCGCCGTCGCGGGCGAGCAATCGTGCATGGGTCGCGGGCGTGACCGTGGTGAAGCGATAGCCGCGGGCATCGAGCGCCGCGAGAAGTTGCAGCAGATCCTGATCGGCGGAATGCGTGTCCATCGATGCTCCTGAAGGGATGGGCCATGCCCCGGCCGGGGCATGGCAGCTAATCGCGCGGAGTTGCGCGATGGTTCCTCCTGCAGACGCTGCGCAAAATCTGCCTTTTCGTGCGCGCCGCAGCGCCTATGTTCGGCGCAATGTCAGGAGAAGACGAACACGAGGCTTTGCTCGAATCGATCCACCGCAGCGCAATCGCGACGGTGGTGACGGATGCGCGGCAGGCCGACAATCCGATCATCGGCATCAATGACGCGTTCGAACGCCTGACCGGCTATTCGGCAGCGGAGGTAATCGGCCGCAATTGCCGGTTCCTCCGCGGCGTCGACAGCGAGGACGAGGGTACCGTCGCGTTGCGCGAGGCCGTGCATGCCGCGCGCCCGGTGCTGGTCGAGCTGCTCAACTATCGCAAGGACGGCACCGCCTTTCGGAACGCCGTCATGGTCGCGCCGATCTTCGCAGGGGACGGCAGCGTCCGCTATTATATCGGATCGCAGATGGAAGTGCCGGAGGCGCAGGGGCTCGATCCCCGCACCGTTCGCGCGCGGGATCATGTCGCGAAGCTCACGCCGCGTCAGCAGGAAGTTCTACGGCTGATGGCGAGCGGGCTGCTCAACAAGCAGATTGCCTATGAACTCGGCATTTCCGAGAAGACGGTGAAGATGCATCGCGCCGCCTTGCTGTCGCAGCTCGGCGCCCGGTCGTCGGCGGATGCCGTTCGGCTCGCCGTGGAAGCCGGCATTTGAAGGTTCGGAGTCGAGGCGATGCGTGTTTCGGTGTTCAGCACGAAAAGGTACGACCGCGTCCACCTGGAGGCGGCCAATGCCGCCGCCGGCGCCGGCCACGAACTGGTGTTCCTGGAGCCGCATCTCGGGCCTGATACGGTCTCGCTGGCTGCCGGCAGCGACGCGGTCTGCGCGTTCGTCAACGACGTCGTCGATCGCCCGGTTCTGGCTGCGCTCCACGCGCTGCGGGTTCGCGGCATCGTGTTGCGCAGCGCCGGCTACAACAATGTCGATCTCGTCGCAGCCGGAGAGCTGGGCATGCCCGTCGGGCGCGTGCCCGCTTACTCGCCGCATGCGGTGGCAGAACATGCGGCGGCGTTGATCCTCTCGCTCAATCGCAAGATCCATCGCGCCTATGCGCGCGTCCGAGAAGGCAATTTCGAATTGGACGGCCTGCTCGGTTTCGATTTGCACGGCCGCACCGCCGGCATCGTCGGCACCGGCAAGATCGGCCTGGCTCTGGCGCGGATCCTCGCCGGGTTCGGCTGCACCATCCTGGCAAGCGACCCGTTTCCGTCAGCGGAACTGGAGCGGATCGGCGGGCGCTACGTGCCGCTGGCCGATCTGCTTGCGTGTGCGGACATCGTCAGCCTGCATTGCCCGCTGACCCCGCAGACGCGGCATGCGATCGATGCCGCCGCGATCGCAACGATGAAGCCGGGGGTGATGCTGATCAACACCAGCCGCGGCGCGGTGATCGATACCGCCGCCGTCATCGACGGGCTGAAGTGCGGCCGGATCGGTTATCTGGGGCTCGACGTCTACGAGGAGGAGGGCGACCTGTTCTTCGAGGATCTTTCGGGTCAGGTGCTCCAGGATGATGCGTTTGCGCGGCTGCTCACGTTCCCGAACGTGCTGATCACCGGTCACCAGGCCTTCTTCACGGAGGAGGCGCTGCGTGCGATCGCCGAGACGACGATCGCCAACCTGAATGCGCTGGAGCAAGGCGGGATCCCGCTCCACCCGGTGCGGGCGGAGCAGGCATTGGCGCCGCGCCCGCTCAGCGCAGGTGCGGACCGTTGAGGAAGGTGTGCTGCAGCCAGCTTCGGATTTCATCCATCGCGTCGGGCGTGAGTTCGAGATAGGCGCGGCGCGCATCCCGCGGGTCGAGCCGGCGATTGAGAAGCCCGGTTTCCTCCATCTTGGTGAACCAGCGCAGCGCAGTCGTCGGCGGCACGCAGGCGGCCGCGCAGGCATCGGTCACCGTGATCGCCTTGCCCTCGGTGCGGGCGGCGAACAGATGCAGCATCGTGTCCCAGACCGGATCTGCGAACAACTGGGCGGACAGCCGGGCTTCGCGCTGCCGACGGGCGCGCAGATAGTGGCGCGCGATCTCGCCATATTCGATGTCGCGCGGATCCTCCGGAACGCCGGTGCCGTTGACCAGGCGCAACTGGCCGCGTGCGCGTTCCGGCACGCTGCCGAACGGTGGCGGCCGTTCCGCACGGCGCTCCATCGGCGGGGCCTCGGCCAGGGGCAGGAGCTTCTTCATCATATTCTCCGGAGACATCAATTCAGGGGGACAGCGGCCGCTTGGCGGCACGACGATCGAGTTCGACGCCGAGCAGAAGGGTGAGCTGAATGGGTATGGCCCACATGCTCTCGAGCGCTCGGTAGATTGCAGGGGTGAAGGCGGGCGCGAGCATCGTACTGAAATGCGTGGCCACGGCGATCAGGTGAAAGCCGGTAATCCAAATGGGCCAGAATCTTCGGCTGGCCAGCATCAGGCCGTAGAATCCAAAGAGAAGCACGGAATCCACTGCGAAGATCGCCATCTCCGTGCTCCCCCACGCCCGGCCGACGCGCGCGGCCGGGATCGTCATCAAGGCCGCCGCAATGATCAGGAACGCTGCCCATCGGCCGTCCTTGCCACCGAAGACGATGGCATAGCCGCACGACAGACCGGCGAGCAGCCAGAAGAGGAGACCGATGAGCATAGGACGCCAGGATCACGCGGGGCTCAGACCGGTCAAGCCCGGGTGGGCTCGAGTTTGGCAATCTGCCGCTTCTCGCCCGCCGGGGCGGCCCCAGCCAGCACATCCCAGCCTTCGGGACAGCCATAATTATCGGGAGCGAAGTTGCTCTGTGCCTTGATCGCGGCGAGGTGGCGGATCGTGGCAACCATCTCGCCACGGCCCTTTACCACCGAATTGAGGCTCTCGGTCATCGATGCAAGCAACTTCTGGCTCTGGTTGGCCGGAAGATCCGATCTGGTCGTCGCTTCGATGATCGACGCATACATGCGTACGCTGTTCAACAGGGCGTCGTCGACCGCGGCGACGGCATTCTTGGAATCGGCGGCGACGACGGCGCCTGCACCCGGACGAAAATTGAACATGGTCATCTCCTCATGCCGCGGCGGCGGCTTTGGGTGGCTCGGACGGCTTCGCTGGGCCTGGGCGCTTGGAACCGGACTCGTTACAGAATCTGTTCGGCCCTGGACCATCGATGCCGGTACGACACCGACACGAGAAGGCTTGCACCGCAAGGCATCTCGTGCCGTTGGGTCCTTCATCGCCGCTCGGGGACGATCCCGGCAACCCGCCGCAATGGTGATCCCAATTGTTGGGATATGCCGGAAAAGTTAGGATTTTCGGGCCTGAGCACCAGAAACCGTGCGCCGCGCTGGTCGTCACCGTAACCCAGGGCTGGACGCGAAATTGGAGACCGCGCGGTCGGTGCGCCGTGTAGGGCTGGCGGGTTCGGTTCTCGTGCTGGGAGATTGAGCCACCGGATCATCCCGGCGGACACCTTCAAAGTTAGCGCCATGGGCAACGAGGCAGATGGTCCCGCAGCGCGCGACCGTCGCGAGAACCGGAGATCAGCTGAAGGTCTTGAGCATTCCCGCCATGGCCAGAGCGATCGCGATCAGGGTGGCCGCGGCAACGATCGCGACCTGAAGCGCCTGTACCGTCTTTTGCGTCCAACTCAGATTATTCTCACGCCCGCCGAGTGGAGGCAGGCCGAGCCAGCGCGACCAGGATTCAGCAGAGGATTGCTCGCCCGCATTGGACACCAGTTCAGCTTCGACCGCCGGGACCGGCTCTCCGGCGCCGCCTTGCTCCCAGGCGACCAGGGCGCGCGCCGCCTCGCGCCGGTTCGCCGCTCCGAGGCGGGAGATGGATGCCTTGACGTAGGTGTCGACCGTCTGCGGAGTGAGGCCGGTTTCCTTCGCGATCTCTTTGGACGACATGCCCTTCGCAACCAGCCGCAGGCAGTTCTTCTGCCCTTCCGACAGCAAGAGCGTAGGATCATTCACCGCGAGAATTCCGAAGGCATTTGGGTTGTCGATTCGATACGAAGCAGGTGTCGCCCGGTGCAACCGCGGACGATGGCCGGCCCCGTTCAAGGCGTGTGCCGCGCTCAGTGGGCCCGTCCCGCGGCGAGAGGCCTGCCGACGTGCGCCGCCTCATAGCCCTGCAGCATGTCCAATCCCATCTGCAGATGGCAGGCGGGAACGGTTTCCCCGATCGCGTCGCACAGCTCGATCGCCTGACGAAGATGCTCGAGCGCCTGGTCGACGATCGCCTGACGGTCCGGGTTGGTCGCTTGGTTCATGCCCCCTTGTATAACGAGAGGCGCTCGCAGGCGAGCGTCTTTCGTGATCCGGCATGGGCCTGTCCCGGCCTTGCACGATTGTAGTCCCGGGGGAAGGAAACTCCGGACGAGGAACGATCGCCGGCGGTCAATCTGTTCAGCCTTGATTGAACGAACTGAACGCTTATCTAGTCGGCATGACCAATGAAGCGGGCAAGGCGGCTGAGGATTATGTCGAGTGCATGGGCCTGCACTTCGAAGCCGACGGGCTGCCGCGGATTGCCAGCCGGATCCTGGGCCTCTTCATCCTGGAGGGAGGTCCGTTCAGTTTCGCCGCGCTCGCCGATCGATTGAAGATCAGCCGGGCCAGCGTCAGCACGAACACGCGGTTGCTCGCCCAGATGGGTGTCATCGAGCGGGCGAGCGTCGCCGGCGAGCGGCAGGACTATTTCCGTATGGTGGATGCGCCTTATGTCTGCCTTTTGTACAAGATGGCGGATCGTGCCGACAAAGCTGCGCGCATGACCGAAAAGATCGTCGCGGACCTCGACCAGCCCTCCGCGGGCGCGCGCCGCCGCCTGGGTGCCTTCTCAGAGTTTCAGCATGCGCTTGCGACGTCGGCGCGGCGACTCGCCAACAGCATCCGAACCGCGCCAAGTCCTTGAGACAGGCCCGAAGTGCGTCGTTCAGTATTGACTGAACGTAATGATTGTCCATCTTTGATCCGGATGTCCGGCCGCAGCGGCCTTCAATCACCTTCAGCTTCCATCAGGAGAGAGACAGTGCGTAAGGCGTACGTCGCTTTGGCCGCCGCGGCGGCAGCGATTTCCAGCATTTCCGGTATAGCCGAGGCGGCCGCCCCGATTGAGGCGACGGGCGTGTGGCGCAACCCCAAGAACAACGTGCATGTGCGCATGCAGCCGTGCGGCACCACCGTTTGCGGCACGGTGGTCTGGGCGACGCCCAAGGCCGAGGCCAAGGCGCGTGCGGCCGGAACCCAGAAGCTGGTCGGCACCCAGCTGTTCCGCCAGTTCAAGCAGGTGCGCCCCGGCGTCTGGACCGGGCAGGTGTTCGTTCCCGACATGGGCCGCACCTTCTCGGGCAGCATGACCGCGAACAGCGCCACCTCGATCACCGGCAAGGGCTGCCTGATCGGCAAGTTCTTGTGCAAGACTCAGACCTGGACCCGGATCGGCTGAGGCGACGCTGCGGTCGAACCAGCATGAACGATCATGCTCTAGTGTCGAGCTCTAGAAAGGCAGTTTGACGCCGACCATGACCCGCTTGCTGACCTCGCCGTTCGGCATTGCGACGGAATCGACGAAGGCGCGTGCGGTCGCCCCGCCGCCGATGCCGATCTCCGCACGGAGCGGTTTCTCCGCAAATTCGGGCCGGTAGCGGTCGCGGTCCGCATCTGGACTGCGGCGCCGTCCACACACGACGATCTCGGCGGCGTTGCTGGCGGCGCATCGGCCTGTGATCGACAGGTCTGTGTCCGCTGCCCGTATCTTGGCAAGGTCGAAATCCGACGGCACCGGTGCCGAGGAAGCGGCTGCCGTCTGCAGCATCAACAGCCAGGCCACGTCCATGCTTCGCCTCCCGATCCGGTCCGAATTTCCGGGAACAATGCGGCACGAACAAGGCGTGGCCCGCCTAATCGCTTTCGAGATGGCGCCTGCGTTCAGACGGGGGCCAA
The nucleotide sequence above comes from Sphingosinicella sp. BN140058. Encoded proteins:
- a CDS encoding class I SAM-dependent methyltransferase, with the translated sequence MDTHSADQDLLQLLAALDARGYRFTTVTPATHARLLARDGDHPARTLRDVFGWNRWFDPALLPSDILDPLRRAGAVDSRDGRLKSKLRVAAIGDSLFLHSAFPTEAADSVFFGPDTYRFARLIEQELRGGPLYADIVDIGAGSGAGGLIARHVLPAARLIMTDINPEALRLARVNAAHLGIAVDQIEAPGLEGVDGPIDLVLANPPYVMDTAERAYRDGGDMHGAALSLEWALSAAERLRPGGKMLLYTGVAIVDGEDAFEAALRRALPEHGCTLRYSEIDPDIFGEELDEPPYAEVERIAAVAAIIERG
- a CDS encoding 2-hydroxyacid dehydrogenase, coding for MRVSVFSTKRYDRVHLEAANAAAGAGHELVFLEPHLGPDTVSLAAGSDAVCAFVNDVVDRPVLAALHALRVRGIVLRSAGYNNVDLVAAGELGMPVGRVPAYSPHAVAEHAAALILSLNRKIHRAYARVREGNFELDGLLGFDLHGRTAGIVGTGKIGLALARILAGFGCTILASDPFPSAELERIGGRYVPLADLLACADIVSLHCPLTPQTRHAIDAAAIATMKPGVMLINTSRGAVIDTAAVIDGLKCGRIGYLGLDVYEEEGDLFFEDLSGQVLQDDAFARLLTFPNVLITGHQAFFTEEALRAIAETTIANLNALEQGGIPLHPVRAEQALAPRPLSAGADR
- a CDS encoding LuxR C-terminal-related transcriptional regulator, translated to MSGEDEHEALLESIHRSAIATVVTDARQADNPIIGINDAFERLTGYSAAEVIGRNCRFLRGVDSEDEGTVALREAVHAARPVLVELLNYRKDGTAFRNAVMVAPIFAGDGSVRYYIGSQMEVPEAQGLDPRTVRARDHVAKLTPRQQEVLRLMASGLLNKQIAYELGISEKTVKMHRAALLSQLGARSSADAVRLAVEAGI
- a CDS encoding helix-turn-helix transcriptional regulator; this encodes MNDPTLLLSEGQKNCLRLVAKGMSSKEIAKETGLTPQTVDTYVKASISRLGAANRREAARALVAWEQGGAGEPVPAVEAELVSNAGEQSSAESWSRWLGLPPLGGRENNLSWTQKTVQALQVAIVAAATLIAIALAMAGMLKTFS
- a CDS encoding GbsR/MarR family transcriptional regulator, whose amino-acid sequence is MTNEAGKAAEDYVECMGLHFEADGLPRIASRILGLFILEGGPFSFAALADRLKISRASVSTNTRLLAQMGVIERASVAGERQDYFRMVDAPYVCLLYKMADRADKAARMTEKIVADLDQPSAGARRRLGAFSEFQHALATSARRLANSIRTAPSP
- a CDS encoding DUF2147 domain-containing protein — its product is MRKAYVALAAAAAAISSISGIAEAAAPIEATGVWRNPKNNVHVRMQPCGTTVCGTVVWATPKAEAKARAAGTQKLVGTQLFRQFKQVRPGVWTGQVFVPDMGRTFSGSMTANSATSITGKGCLIGKFLCKTQTWTRIG